From Arachis hypogaea cultivar Tifrunner chromosome 3, arahy.Tifrunner.gnm2.J5K5, whole genome shotgun sequence:
ttttccaaagaaacaaattcaaaaaataaaaattaatagttGACTATAATTAACTGTAGCCTTTGTTGATTACTTGACGagattcatattttttattaggataaataccAAATCGATATCCGAAAGATTATGGCGTTGACAGAATGGTAcctaatttttgtttttgaaaaaatggtctctaaaatattttaaaatttgacaagcgtgttCCTGAACTCGCCGAAGCAAATCTCCAACAAGCACAATGCTGACATGGCCACCGTATTTTAGTGGCCTGACAAATCACCCTCCAAATCCTAATCCCTCCCTCTCCAACACAGACTCCCTCTCCATCTCCCTCCCCATCGCAGCTTTCCCCCTACCCAACGCAAcccctccctctccctctccctccccaTCGCAGCACCCTTTTCCTCTCCTTCCCCATCACAGCCCCCAACGCACGGTCCCCCCTTCCCTTTCCTTCCCCATCGCAGCCCCTCTTCCCTTTCCCTCCCCATCGCAgccccccttctctctccctcccaTCCATTGCAGCCTCCTAACCCCAACGCAcactccctccttctctctcccttcccatCACAGCCCCCTCCCCAACGCATACTCCCCTTCCCTCCCTCAACATCATCACTCGCaacaacaacaacctcaacatcaacagcaacaacaacctccaccactCGCAGCAACAATAATCTCAATGGCAAGAACACCATCAAGGACCACCGCCACCACCATCGGAGCCACAACAAGGTCTGAAATAGCCACATCCCCTCAGCACCTCAATTGTGCTGCTCCTCTGCACATATAACCGCCTTTGAAACAAGAAAATCAGAAACGAAGCAACGTTTTTAATTGGACAGCAAGGTCCGTTGATCCTGCCAACGAAGAATGGAAACCATTAGCGGAAGCAGCAGCGTTGGCCTGAGGCTGAGTGGCAACGGTGTCCTGCGACGTATGCAACGGAGAGGAAGGAGGAGAAGTGCGACGGAAAGGGTTAACACACCGGGTTTTAGGTACTTGTGGAAGTTGTGGTGGTGTTGAGGGAGGGAAGGGAGAGTCTGCATTAGGGAGGGGAGAGGGAGGGGGAGTGTGCGTTGGGGAGGGGGCTGCAGTGGAGAGGAAGAGGGAAGGGAGAAGGCTGCGATGGGGAGGGAGATGGAAGGAGAGTCTGCGTTGGGGAGGAAGGGATTAGGGTTTGAGGGTAGTTTGCTAGGTCACTAAAATACGGTGGCCATGTCAGCATTGTGCATGCCGGAAATTTGCTCCGATAACTTCAGGaatacgcttgtcaaattttaaaatcttttagggactattttgttAATAGCAAAAATTAAGTACCATTTTGCGAGCGTCAAAATCTTTTGAATACTGATTTAGTATTTATCTCTTTCTATTAACTTGTTTaatgtttatctaattttttaattttatatttgtttcttttaaattaatcatattattatattatacaccattttaaaaatcaatattaaaagccaaaatattatttattaattataatatattttttctataattatttaatattttaaaaaatatttaaaatataataaatgtaaactaattaataaattattaaaattttaaaataataattaatttaacttaaaaaatttaaaaacacttattgtaaaaaaattaaataaaatcttatataattatttaattataacaaaatttattaatttaactaataatttaaaaattgaatatattattatttttatttactaataaattataacttaaataatataatagtCTTTTCATATTCACTTATAGAAGTGACCGGATTCGATTATTCGAATTCCACCCCTaacttaaaaagataaaatactaCTACTCCCACTTATTAGTGCatcttattataattttattttttagaaactaaaataaaatcgcATTAGCAACGATAAAAACGGCTTCGTGCCTTCTTCCTCGGTTCCTTCCTCCATCGtgattagggtttttttagggtttcagTTGGctctcatttcttcacctacgcTTCACTTGTTTTTCAGGTCACTCTTTTGATTCGGTACGCTAATcttgatgatatatatatatactgcgGGTGTTCTAGTCCTGTGTTCTCCATTCAACGATtgattctttatattttttaaagattttttaaatCCAACTTTATCGCGTCCCATCAAAATTGCAGCTTGCAGAACTTTTGTCACAACAGTGAGCTGTTATTTAGCATGGTTTAGCACTTTTCTTGAATTTATATTGCTTGATACTGTAACAGAAATCAAATCCTTATTTCGTTTAATGGGCACTATGGTGTCAATCTGATCCATCTAACCGTAGTGTAAGAAATGCTCACACCATTTTTTTTGTCAttcttttaaaactaaataattgCATAGCTTTATTCATATGATTGCACTTTGCAGTGTTGGATATGAGGTTATTTAAGTGATTGATTTTTGTGGCTTTGGTGTGTTGTAGGTTGTGTACATAGGTGTTGGTTAATGATGAGGCGGCAAGGGGGGCGATATGGTGATCCGTCTGCCAATACTTATGTTGCTGCTCAGATGCATCATCATGTGGGTGGTGGTCAAAGGATGGAAACCAAGCCTGATGATTTTGAGGGACGGCTAGAGGCCTTTACGCCCGAGCGAGAGAATCCTTATGCAAATTCTAAGCCTGAGGGTCAGTGGAGATGGGAAGTGGATGAATCAAAGATGTCAAATTCAATGGCTTCTCGAATGTATAATGAAGGCAAGATCTATTTACCACCATTTTAGCTTCTTTATTCACATGCATATTCTCTCCTTTGTTAACGCAGTTAAGTGTTGCATTTGGATTGAAAAGAATTCTATATTGCAAACTTAGGAAGTTCTTCTTGTGGACACAAATATGTAATGTTTTAACTGCTTCATGGTTACAAAGTATTGATAGCTAAAGCTTTTAGTGAACCCATTAGTAAACTATCAAAGTATGGCTAGTTATTGAGATCCCTATCTTTTTCCTTTGCCAAGGTTAATATATACGATATTTTTGTCATGAATCATGAATTGTTTCGAATAGTCAAATATTCGTCATCTCAAAGTAAGAAGTTTGCTTCATAGGGGTGGTTTGACTGGTTTCACTAGAAAAAGTAAGACCTACAACACAGCCATAAAAGGAGCCAAGTTTGTATGATATAGATGTTGCTTTTTCATGTAATGGACATGATAACAACTAGGAGAAAATATAACATATTATGACACTATTTTTTGGTACATAACTACTTATCACAAAATGcgttgatttttatttatttatttattttttggcgCTTTTTTTGTTTGGGGGCAGGGGGTTGGGGGAATGGGAGAAATCATATTAGTATTAGATGATGATGACAACGatgatattaataatatatataaaaagattcAAAGATAATAATATATTGTGACATTGTGTAGTTATCTGGAACAATTTGGTTATGCTATTTTAATATAATACTACATGctttacaaatatatataaacaaaaagtaaaaattgatataaatttttctaaataatttttggaAAGGAAAGTAAAGATGAGAGAGAACTCTTCTCTTCTCACTGTTCGTAATAGAGATAGATAAACTCAGTAATTGGATTACAAATTTCTGAACTATAGGTTGGGTTCAAGTTGACGTGTTACTTCTAACTAGAAAAATTGCCTCTGTTTTGGTAAACATATTAGAAGAGCCGTTACTGGTTAATACAGTTTTAGTAAAACCACTGGTTTAGCTTATAAGTTTGTTACAATGGTAGTCTTCTTGAGCAAAAATTGTCACAGTTTGTAAACACACATGGCAATGGCTTTCGATTTATATAATGGTTATGGTTTTCAAACTGCTGATCTTAGGGGAACCATTACATCCTTCTAGTGTAGGTCAAGGGGGTGATGCTTCAAGGTCCTATTTTCAAGGGCAGAGACCTGATCCTAAGTTGGCTTTGCAGAACCAGAGCAACAATGATTCCCGATCCCAGGCTCATGAAAAGGATATGGATGTTGGATATGAAGGAAATCATTTATCTCGGAGTTTTGAAGGTCTTGAACAGAGTTTTCATGATGACATTATTAAACTAGCCAAAGAACTGAATGATGCCGAAGATGCAGAACATGCTCGCCACAGAGAGGTTAGTGTAACCTTTCTCttgttttcttccattttcttaccGTATTACTTCATCATCATGGTGCACTCTTGATAGAATGAATCCAGAATCCACTAGGACTTTTGGCACTGTGAAAAGGGGTGAAACATAGTTTGCCGTTTGGAGTCTAAAGTGCTTAGTGAGTATTTATAGTAGTATAAAGTTTATAAACTAATGATAATAAATTCATGAATAATATTATTGACATTATGTTCAACTTACATACTATATTACTATCAAATTATTATGTTCAAGTCTTCAAAATATACTATATTACTATCAAATTGTATTCTTATATATGAAACTTATTCTTTGAAACTATGGGGTTTTTAGATAGGGAAGAAGGAAGGAGAGAAGGAAAGACTGTGGAATATTGTGACAAGAACTCTGATGATTATGTTGTGATGTGTTACAAGAGAGAAGCACTAATATCAAAATGTatgaaaataatcataaaataatagtaGATATCAAAACCGATCCTAAAAGATAGAGATATTCTTTGATGTATTAGATATGAGAAAGGTCTGATGGGATATTCTGTTGTTTCCAACATATTCCTAATGTTCATTTTAAAAACCTGCCTTGCTTTAACTTGACAATCTAACTGACAAAATACATGTTTACCTGTCAGAGATTTGAATACTCTAGCTTTGTTAGAGGTCATATTACACATGTTTTTGTGCAACTGTGTTCTTTATTAAATCTATAAAAGTTTAGTGTCCTTCACTGAAGTCATAATGTAATTATGTGGAAGGGGAAAAAAAGCTTCCAGCAGTGTGGTTGAGACTGAAGGAGGTGTGAGTTGGGGCTGTGATTAGAAAGAGAGAGGGCTCGAGTGGGGAATTCTCAATTCCATTTGAACGAGGGAACCACCACCTCAGAACGCGAAGGTGCCGCCCAAGCCTCCTTTTCCCCAAAAGGGGGTTTAGGCTTTGGCATCTCTTGTTCTGTTgttgtcttcttcctcttcctcctcctccactAAATCCTTTACCAATCCTCTTTCTATTGTGAATTGAGCTTTTCCCCACTATGACAGATCCATTATAATTACACTTGATATGAGCCCCTTTCCCTCCATCTTTCTCtatgcttttctattgtttttattttattttatttattagttcaaggtttgggaagcagccactGATGAGTAATTATTAGATTAGGTTGTCTATATTACTCCCTTTGGGTGCAGCCCTTTCCCGGATCCTGTGTTAACGTGGGATGCTTGTGCATCAGGCTTCCCTTAGTTCAAGGTTTGGGGTTTCTGCATTGATTTTATTTTGCACGGGAAAAGCATGTTTACTTGTTGGAGTCTCGGTGTTCACAGAGAAAGCTTACctgcttattttattttctgatgAACATGGCACCCTTTTCTGTGCTTCTACATAAAATGAGGAACTGCTTTTAAGGGGAATATGGCGGGTTTGATTTGATTGGGAAGCGACCAGATAACCATATGGATGCTATCTATAGGCAACGAGCTTTTCCCATCTCACTCGTCTACTGATTGCATCCCACATTTCTTTGTTCTcaattatacaaaaatatttaaaaattcataataaaaaattgaaattccagaatAAAAACATTTTGTTTTGGCTAGTTCTGCACAGCCTTTGGCAGTCTGTTTATTTAATACCCTGAACTTAGAGTGATTCTGCAAAAACTGGATTTATATAAACTTATACACTTAATACAGTATTAACTAACCTTTTGGGTACTGTTGGATCTTGATATTGTATCTTCACTCTGTGACTGTTATCCATTTTGATATCATTGGACTGTGCAATGTTTGTTTATGAACAGCATCATTATTATCATTTTCTTAAAATCTGAGTTACGTTCATCTGTCAACTATTTCCGGCACCAAGTCTATTGCTGCCGCCTGAACCTCCTATGCTTTGAATTGCTAATGAAATAAATGCGATCATGTTGAGACTGGATATTGAAAGCACGCAGTGGCAACATGACTGAAATGATTTTATTTGTTGAATAAGTAATTTAAGAAATACTTATTATGTGAAACTTGAATCGGTATTTCTTGCAAATTGTTTAGCATGGCTGAATTAATGCCATGTTTCTCTAAATTCTGTTGAGCTTTAACAAAGTTCCCCGCATTCTTAATTTTCAGAAAATAAATGCAATCAATACACAGTACGAGGAAAAACTGGCCGCACTCCGGGCCCTTCATGCTAGTCGGAGGGCCGAATTTCTTCAGAGGGAATCGCATGCGAGACAACAGAAGTACCAACAGAACATAAGGGATCCATACCCTAGCAGCGCCATGGCTTCTAGAGACCCTCAGGGTGGTTACAATACTGTTAATGCTTCAGCTGCTGGCGGAGAAGCACAGCGAGGATATTCTGCGGAACACTTCATTCCTTACAGAGAGAGGGCTCGGTTTCTCGGTGGCTCCAGAGATCAAGGATTTGAGACTAGAAGCCAATTTCCAGGAGGGCGAGTCTACGACACTGGTTCGCGCTACTACAATTGAGTTTTGACCCCAAATATTCAACTTGGATTTTCAAATGTTGAATTTTCTTGACATGAAAGCTACCTCATTGTACCTTTTTTATTACACTTGTTTgtggaaattaacgtttcttggtAGCTAAGAATCAAAATTTGGAGAGGCACACGTTTTTTATTGTCATATGCATGCACTGTCAAAGGTGAATATTGTGTCTCTAAGGCACCTTTGAGTTTGTATGATTCATAATATATTAATGTACCTTGTAATCAAATGATTAAAGATTCAATAACGTATCATTGCAATTATTCACTTTGATGCACCATAACACCACCTATCACCCCCTAAGCTCCTTATATCTGTTATAACTTCGAAGTAAATGTATATGATCATAATTTATAAACCGAAAGGATAATGATATATTTAATTGGTACGTTTGATATTGACAGGATAAGGCCTTATTGTATAtgatttagtaaattttttagtttaattttgatgtatcagtaaatttattattcatGTTAATAATAGCATCGGTGTAGCGAAAAGTACGGACATTGTATTAGGAGTATTATCATCGGCGTCGTCATAAAGTAGTGTAATACTAAAACCCTATATCCAGCTTGTCACAAGCCACACATTACggcatatattaaaataaaatgatgtATTTGGAAGATACGTGATAAACTAAAAAGTaataattgcatgaattttatttattaaaataaataatttatagcaTTTTTACTAAAATGTAtcttatatcatattttatttacAGATAAACAAATTAATATTATACGTATTTTGTTTACACTATAATAAGATACAAAATAATATGAACATAATACGTTTATATACGTGG
This genomic window contains:
- the LOC112789558 gene encoding uncharacterized protein translates to MMRRQGGRYGDPSANTYVAAQMHHHVGGGQRMETKPDDFEGRLEAFTPERENPYANSKPEGQWRWEVDESKMSNSMASRMYNEGQGGDASRSYFQGQRPDPKLALQNQSNNDSRSQAHEKDMDVGYEGNHLSRSFEGLEQSFHDDIIKLAKELNDAEDAEHARHREKINAINTQYEEKLAALRALHASRRAEFLQRESHARQQKYQQNIRDPYPSSAMASRDPQGGYNTVNASAAGGEAQRGYSAEHFIPYRERARFLGGSRDQGFETRSQFPGGRVYDTGSRYYN